In the genome of Conger conger chromosome 8, fConCon1.1, whole genome shotgun sequence, one region contains:
- the grpel1 gene encoding grpE protein homolog 1, mitochondrial: MKMASWCVRALRQSYSVVASPVMLRSSPRLLCTAAQQKSNGASADEENGGQKPEQNSAEKALADEKVQLEEKLKDVMDKYKRALADTENLRQRSQKMVEDAKIYGIQGFCKDLLEVADILEKATESVPKEEVSKENPHLKNLYDGLVMTEVQMQKVFTKHGLVRLNPEGQKFDPYEHEALFHAPVEGKEPGTVAMVTKVGYKLHGRTLRPALVGVAKAP; this comes from the exons ATGAAAATGGCGAGTTGGTGTGTTCGAGCTCTGCGACAGAGCTACTCTGTAGTAGCATCCCCTGTTATGTTAAG GTCGTCTCCTCGGCTGCTCTGTACGGCGGCCCAGCAGAAGAGCAACGGCGCGAGCGCGGATGAGGAGAACGGCGGTCAGAAACCCGAACAGAACTCTGCGGAGAAGGCCCTGGCGGACGAGAAGGTGCAGCTTGAGGAGAAGCTAAAAGACGTTATG GACAAGTACAAGCGGGCGCTTGCTGACACAGAGAACCTTAGACAGAGGAGTCAGAAGATGGTGGAAGATGCAAAAATATACG GAATCCAGGGGTTCTGCAAAGATTTGCTGGAGGTGGCCGACATCCTGGAGAAGGCGACCGAGAGCGTGCCCAAAGAGGAGGTGTCCAAGGAGAACCCTCACCTGAAGAACCTGTACGACGGGCTGGTGATGACGGAAGTCCAGATGCAGAAGGTCTTCACCAAGCACGGCCTGGTCCGGCTCAACCCCGAGGGGCAGAAGTTCGACCCCTACGAACACGAGGCCCTCTTCCACGCCCCCGTGGAGGGCAAAGAACCGGGCACAGTCGCCATGGTCACCAAGGTGGGCTACAAGCTGCACGGCCGTACCCTCAGGCCAGCTCTGGTGGGCGTGGCGAAAGCTCCGTAG